In Scylla paramamosain isolate STU-SP2022 chromosome 31, ASM3559412v1, whole genome shotgun sequence, one DNA window encodes the following:
- the LOC135116262 gene encoding uncharacterized protein LOC135116262, protein MHKCSVAPECKEPRNVTVSVTATEEVTLDCAVESNPEEVSFTWKVNSSRGVKELPASTFTSHGTTSRLVYKPQEHAHTHEQYGVVFCLGTNKIGKQKVPCMFIITPADLLSLSNLPLSLHTLITLIPALPQELHTKPAIPFLLHHHHHHHQHSKHHHNNPTLPSPPYRTPEEPVSCSLVNHSATSLAVACVPGHDGGLQQHFLTTVRDAATQEVVANISSPTPSFSVEGLAPGRDYLLLVTAANEKGRSSPYIIQGFALKVAENKINDSSTAESSPLLAVFVGVVSGFVFILTVLAVATRSRCRRRRGRANAAPDSNKLTGGGGVDEVPPSPSTKASLDEVEEEDEDEDGNTVESPGGLLEPREVESQDAGSPGSGYRTYVPAQQQQQQQPLHPRAPATATSTTRSRSTVQGSTTRVLSSAASLPRSAWPRCGGRGGVVMDLLHTGRVGRHRRLGTPGEGQGGTTGRPARRASQA, encoded by the exons ATGCACAAATGCAGTG TCGCCCCGGAGTGTAAGGAGCCGCGCAACGTGACAGTCTCCGTGACAGCCACTGAGGAGGTGACGCTGGACTGTGCCGTGGAGTCCAACCCtgaggag gtaAGCTTCACGTGGAAGGTGAACAGCAGCCGCGGCGTGAAGGAACTTCCCGCCTCCACCTTCACGTCGCACGGCACTACCAGCAGACTCGTGTACAAGCCGCAGgagcacgcgcacacacatgaACAATATGGTGTCGTGTTCTGCCTTGGCACCAACAAGATCGGCAAGCAGAAGGTGCCGTGTATGTTCATCATTACTCCGGCAG atctcctctccctctccaatcttccgctctccctccacacacttATCACCCTCATTCCCGCCCTCCCTCAAG aACTGCACACTAAGCCGGCCattcctttcttacttcatcaccaccaccaccaccaccaacactcaaaacaccatcACAATAACccaacccttccttccccaccctACAGGACCCCCGAGGAGCCCGTGTCCTGTTCCCTGGTGAACCACAGCGCCACGTCCCTGGCTGTGGCGTGCGTCCCTGGTCATGACGGGGGCCTGCAGCAGCACTTCCTTACCACG GTGCGGGACGCGGCGACGCAGGAGGTGGTTGCTAACATTTCCTCGCCCACGCCGTCGTTCAGCGTGGAGGGGTTAGCTCCGGGGCGCGACTACCTGCTGCTGGTGACGGCGGCCAACGAGAAGGGACGCTCCTCGCCCTACATCATACAGGGATTCGCGCTGAAGGTCGCCGAGAACAAGATCA ATGACTCGAGCACGGCCGAGTCCTCCCCGCTATTGGCTGTGTTCGTGGGCGTGGTGAGCGGCTTCGTCTTTATCCTCACCGTGCTGGCCGTGGCGACGCGATCCCGATGCCGGCGCCGCAGAGGGAGAGCAAATGCAGCGCCTGACAGCAACAAacttactggaggaggaggcgtagatGAAG tTCCTCCTTCGCCCTCCACCAAAGCTTCCCTAgacgaggtggaagaggaagacgaggacgaggacggcAATACGGTAGAGTCTCCAGGTGGACTTCTCGAGCCACGGGAAGTGGAGTCACAG GATGCGGGCAGCCCCGGCAGCGGGTACAGGACGTACGTGCCCgcgcagcaacagcagcagcagcagccgctcCACCCCCGGGCGCCAGCAACAGCCACAAGTACTACAAGATCAAGATCAACTGTACAAGGCTCAACAACGAGAGTTTTGTCTAGCGCGGCCTCGTTGCCTCGCTCGGCCTGGCCTCGTTGTGGAGGCCGAGGTGGAGTTGTTATGGACTTGTTACATACCGGCCGTGTTGGCCGCCACCGACGGCTGGGCACACCAGGGGAGGGCCAGGGAGGGACCACGGGAAGGCCGGCCCGCCGCGCTTCTCAGGCCTAA